The genomic DNA CCTCGGCCCGGCCGCGCTCGGTCGATTTCCTCCTCCCGCAGACGGGCCTCTACCGCATCTACTCACAGCCGCGGGCCAACGCGGTGCCGTCGGCAGACCGCGAGTCGCTGGCCAACGGCCTGGGGGCGGCCTACGGCCTGCCTGTGGCCGGCGGCGGCCCGGGCGCCGTGCCGCGCCTCTACGCCGCCTATGCCGCCGAGCTGGCCCCGCACACGCTCGACCTGCTGGGCGTCAAGTACTACCTCATCCCCCAGCCGCACGGCGCTGACGGCCAGGATGACGACCTCAACGACCCGTTCACCTATAACCCGATGGACAAGGTCGCGCCGACCCCGATCGTCATGAGCACCATCGTCGAGCTGGAGTGGTACCTGTCCGATGCGGCCGACCTGATCAACGGCCGGCCGGTGGCGCTGCTGACGATCGTGCCCGAAGAGATGGACGAGGCCGTCGATATCAACCTGACCGCCGGTTCACACGTCGCCGACTGGGCTTATGACCGCAGCGATGTACGGGCGGTCGTCAGGCACAGCCAGGCCCGCATCGCCCGTACCTTCCCGGCCCGCTCTGGCAATCCGCCGGAGGACCACACCGGTTATGTCTACGCGGCGACCATCCTCTTGCACTATCCCGTATTGACCCAGGGGCTGTGGTTCCAGTCGCGCATCGACCCGGCCCGCATTCACATCGAGCGCGTAGTGATGATCGATGAGACCGGCGAGCGCCACGTTCTGGCCGAGCTCGAGGGCAAGAGCGACCACGTGCTGGTCTACCGCAGCGAGGACGTGGCCATTCTGGAAAACTATGATGTGCTGCCGCGCGCTTTTCTGGCCTACCGCGCCCGCGCCGTGCCCGATGACGCGGAGGCGCTGACCCTGCTGCGCAGCGCCGAGTTCAATCCGCGCCAGGAGGTGCTGCTGGCCGCAGCAACCGTCACGCCGGTGACCCCGCCCACCCAAGGAACGGAGGGCATTGCCATACGCTCGTACGCGCCGGAAAAGGTCGTGCTGGACGTGACCGCCCCCGCGGCCGGCTATCTGGTGTTGACCGATGCCTGGTATCCTGGCTGGCAGGCGCGCGTCGATGGCCGTCCCGTGCCAGTAGAGCGGGCCGATGTACTCTTCCGCGCGGTGCACCTCGAGCCGGGCGACCACGTGGTCGAGTTCGCTTACGCGCCGGCCTCGTTCCGCCAGGGTCTGGTGGCTGCCGGTGCGGCCCTGCTGGCCTCGCTCGCGCTGTTCGTGGCCGGGCTGCGCCGTACCGGGCACGCCCAACCAACCCCCACCCCCAAGGAGCAAGTCCAATGAGCAACCATTCAACCTGCAGCAAACCCGCTGCGACCATCGACGGGCTGCTGCGACAGCTTCAGGAGCGCCGCCTCTCGCGGCGCGGCTTTGTGCGTTCCGCGGTGCTGTTGGGCCTCTCGGCCGGCGCGGCCGAGCTGCTATCGGCCTGCGCCGTGGACCAGACCGCCCCGGGCATCCCCACGCCAACCTACGCCGCTCCTTCGGCGCGGGTCACGCCAGCCACGGCGCCAATGGAGCTGGAGATGCAGACCCACGCCAGCGTACTCAACCCCAAGGAGCTGCCCACCTACGTGCCACCGCCGGCCGCCACGCCGGTGCCCACGGCGGTTCCGTTGTGGCACGGCACGGTCTGGTCCTGCCCGGTGTGCCTGCTGCAGTTCGACCGGCGCGACGACATGCTGCGGCACATCGAAGAGGCCCACACGGTCAAAGTGCCCCTGGCCTATCCGGTGGACCGGCCGACCTATGCCCAGTTTCTCACCGACAAAGTAGCGCGCTTTGACCAAAAGTACGACTGTTTCTGCCGTGCCGTGTGGGACAAGGAGTACCAGGCCACGCTCTTTGCCCAGGTGCCGCGCCGCCGCTCCGAGTCGCCCGATGAGATGCAGGAGGGCCGGGCGCGCATTGCCGGCGGCATCTACTCGGACAAGGTGGGCGGCAGCCTGCATCCCAACTATGGCGGCTACTTTGGCCACATCCGCGGCGTGGGCGGAATGTACGACTGGGACGACCCGGTGAACCCCCGGCGCGTGGCCGTGGATGACCCGGCGGCTATGACCGCCGAGGTCAAGGGCCTGGCGCGCGTGTTTGGCGCCGACCTGGTCGGCGTGACCGAGCTCAACCCGTTGTGGGTCTACTCCAACTATTTCGAACGGGACACGGCTCTGGCCGGACCGTTGGAGATCAACCTCAAGTACGCCGTGGTGCTCGGCGTGGAGATGGACTTTGCCTCCATTCGCAAGTCACCCGGCTGTGCGGCCAGCGCTGCCGTGGCCACCGCCTACTCCAATATGGCCGAAATGTCGTCCAAGCTGGCCAAGTACATCCGCATGCTGGGCTGGGAGGCGCTGCCGTCCGGCAACGACTCGACGGCCAGCATCCCGCTGGCCATCGACGCCGGGCTGGGCGAGCTGGGGCGGAACGGGCTGCTGCTCACCCCGCAGTTCGGCCCGCGGCAGCGCATCGCCAAGGTCTACACCGACCTGCCGCTGGTGCCAGACAAGCCGATTGACTTTGGCCTGCAGCGCTTCTGCGAGACCTGCCAGGCCTGCGCCCACGCCTGCCCGGTGCAGGCCATCCCCCGCGGCGACCGCAGCCTCGAGCTAACCTCTGTCTCCAACCGCCCGGGCATCCGGCGCTGGCACGTGAACGTGGCCAAGTGCCTGCAGTTCTGGGTGGCCAACGGCGGCTCGCCAGCGGGGCTCCATGACTGCGCCAACTGCATCGCCGCCTGCCCCTGGGGTATGGTCAGCCGGCCCTGGCTGTAGACCGCTCACGGGCCAGACAAAACGGGGACCCCCACAGGGTGGGTCCCCGTTTGTTGTTTCTGCGCCCCGGTGCTCAGGCCTCGGCGGGCCCGGGCAGCGGCGCTCCGGTGCAAGAGGGCAGGTCGGCCACGAGCTCGTCCAGGCCGCAGCGGCGCAGCGTCTCGGCCGTGGGCACACCGTCCGGCCCATAGCCCATACCCTCGTAATAGCCGGCAATCATCGGTTCGGGATCGACGGTCACGCCGGCCAGCGGACCTTTGGCCAGGGGCGGCTGC from Chloroflexi bacterium ADurb.Bin180 includes the following:
- a CDS encoding Bacterial membrane protein YfhO, which produces MQRNERGATWFAVCMAIVAGAFGLAVSRGRLFSTDWLTTQYSLWNAYGAGLKAGSLSLWNPLQYGGYPLLATGAVAALYPPVLLLHALLPVDLALSVLVLLHLLWAAAGAFLLARRLGARAALAAAAAAAFALGGLWLSPIAALNAWLAAAWLPWLVWLTDRLLSPGASLPSAAGLLALALGLAKLAWGPTGWSGGPVVLASALILYLVHKPGARVLGWLALALVLSLLLTLPQLLPAREWAAWSVPAGGARLLASRAAWLPLLVLLVALLAARGLELALARRASRAPEVIVTVVVIAGLLGGLALRLPAAQDVASARPRSVDFLLPQTGLYRIYSQPRANAVPSADRESLANGLGAAYGLPVAGGGPGAVPRLYAAYAAELAPHTLDLLGVKYYLIPQPHGADGQDDDLNDPFTYNPMDKVAPTPIVMSTIVELEWYLSDAADLINGRPVALLTIVPEEMDEAVDINLTAGSHVADWAYDRSDVRAVVRHSQARIARTFPARSGNPPEDHTGYVYAATILLHYPVLTQGLWFQSRIDPARIHIERVVMIDETGERHVLAELEGKSDHVLVYRSEDVAILENYDVLPRAFLAYRARAVPDDAEALTLLRSAEFNPRQEVLLAAATVTPVTPPTQGTEGIAIRSYAPEKVVLDVTAPAAGYLVLTDAWYPGWQARVDGRPVPVERADVLFRAVHLEPGDHVVEFAYAPASFRQGLVAAGAALLASLALFVAGLRRTGHAQPTPTPKEQVQ
- the cprA_4 gene encoding 3-chloro-4-hydroxyphenylacetate reductive dehalogenase precursor, giving the protein MSNHSTCSKPAATIDGLLRQLQERRLSRRGFVRSAVLLGLSAGAAELLSACAVDQTAPGIPTPTYAAPSARVTPATAPMELEMQTHASVLNPKELPTYVPPPAATPVPTAVPLWHGTVWSCPVCLLQFDRRDDMLRHIEEAHTVKVPLAYPVDRPTYAQFLTDKVARFDQKYDCFCRAVWDKEYQATLFAQVPRRRSESPDEMQEGRARIAGGIYSDKVGGSLHPNYGGYFGHIRGVGGMYDWDDPVNPRRVAVDDPAAMTAEVKGLARVFGADLVGVTELNPLWVYSNYFERDTALAGPLEINLKYAVVLGVEMDFASIRKSPGCAASAAVATAYSNMAEMSSKLAKYIRMLGWEALPSGNDSTASIPLAIDAGLGELGRNGLLLTPQFGPRQRIAKVYTDLPLVPDKPIDFGLQRFCETCQACAHACPVQAIPRGDRSLELTSVSNRPGIRRWHVNVAKCLQFWVANGGSPAGLHDCANCIAACPWGMVSRPWL